From the genome of Eublepharis macularius isolate TG4126 chromosome 12, MPM_Emac_v1.0, whole genome shotgun sequence, one region includes:
- the KLHL11 gene encoding kelch-like protein 11 isoform X1 produces the protein MAAAGGGDSEGSGNGGPEGSPLGLEDEAGPDAEPDSEVFSCAAHCSELAWRQNEQRRLGLFCDVTLAFGGGGNGGEGDAGGARLSGDDPPPREFRAHRSVLAAATEYFAPLLSGDFAESRSGRVELRKWNSEAGPDPETVETVISFMYTGRARVSPGNVHEVLELADRFLLIRLKEFCGEFLKKKLTLSNSVAIHSLAHMYSLNQLALKAADMIRRNFYKVIQDEEFYTLPFHLIRDWLSDLEITVDSEEVLFEMVLKWVQRSPDEREEYFGELFKLLRLSQMKPTYLTRHVKSERLVSSNEACLKLVSEAVESHALRAENVQLGTFQQVTSPVTLLPRFGQNMDVIMVIGGVSEGGDYLSECVGYFIDEDRWVNLPHIHNHLDGHAVAVTESYVYVAGSMEPGFAKTMERYNPNRNVWEQVSNLIIRKHSFGLAEVNGSIYSIGGHGNFSPGFKEVAVYHPDQDKWQNLESAPKILRDVKVITIDDRFVYMAARTPVDGETEDGLRAVIIRYDADARQWQDTESLPLLDNYCCFQMAVANTNFYHTASCCPRSYPMDHEEAKRKISGQVSDDILESLPPEVLSIEGAAICYYKDDVFIIGGWKNSDDIDKQYRKEAYRYCAERKRWLLLPPMPQPRCRATASHVRIPFRSLHGTQRYPMPQNLMWQKDRIRQMQEIHRHSLSLRRMPRSQIEC, from the exons ATGGCTGCGGCTGGAGGAGGCGACTCTGAGGGAAGCGGGAATGGTGGGCCAGAAGGCAGCCCCCTTGGGTTGGAAGACGAGGCCGGGCCGGATGCGGAGCCTGACTCCGAAGTGTTTTCGTGCGCGGCTCATTGTTCCGAGTTGGCCTGGAGGCAGAACGAACAGCGGCGGCTGGGCCTCTTCTGTGATGTCACGCTGGCCTTCGGCGGCGGCGGCAATGGCGGGGAGGGGGACGCGGGCGGGGCTCGCCTTTCCGGCGACGACCCGCCCCCCCGCGAGTTCCGCGCGCACCGCTCGGTCCTGGCAGCCGCCACCGAGTACTTCGCGCCTCTCCTTTCAGGGGACTTCGCCGAGTCCCGCTCGGGTCGCGTGGAGCTGCGTAAATGGAATTCGGAGGCTGGGCCCGATCCAGAGACGGTGGAAACCGTCATCAGCTTCATGTATACAGGGCGAGCCCGTGTCAGTCCCGGCAACGTCCACGAGGTTCTGGAGCTGGCTGACAG GTTTTTATTGATACGTTTAAAAGAGTTCTGTGGAGAATTTCTCAAGAAGAAACTAACTCTCTCCAACTCTGTGGCTATCCATAGTTTGGCTCACATGTACTCCTTGAACCAGCTGGCTCTAAAAGCTGCAGATATGATCAGGAGGAATTTCTACAAAGTCATCCAAGATGAGGAATTCTACACTCTCCCATTCCACCTCATCAGAGACTGGCTTTCAGACTTAGAAATCACAGTGGATTCAGAAGAAGTTCTTTTTGAGATGGTCTTAAAGTGGGTTCAGAGGAGTCCTGATGAAAGAGAGGAGTACTTTGGGGAACTCTTTAAACTTCTCCGACTGTCTCAGATGAAACCCACTTACTTGACTCGCCATGTCAAATCTGAAAGGCTAGTATCAAGCAATGAAGCTTGCCTCAAACTTGTGTCAGAAGCAGTGGAAAGCCATGCTCTCAGGGCTGAGAATGTGCAGTTAGGCACCTTTCAACAAGTCACTTCACCTGTAACTTTGCTGCCTCGTTTTGGACAAAATATGGATGTTATTATGGTAATTGGTGGCGTGTCTGAGGGAGGTGACTACTTGAGTGAATGTGTAGGGTATTTCATTGATGAAGATAGGTGGGTGAATTTGCCACATATACACAATCACCTTGATGGACATGCTGTTGCAGTGACAGAATCCTATGTTTATGTAGCAGGCTCCATGGAGCCTGGCTTTGCCAAGACTATGGAAAGGTACAACCCAAATCGAAATGTATGGGAGCAAGTTTCCAATCTAATAATTAGGAAACATTCCTTTGGTCTTGCTGAGGTAAATGGGAGCATATACAGCATTGGAGGGCATGGGAATTTTAGCCCTGGCTTTAAAGAAGTAGCTGTCTATCATCCAGACCAAGATAAATGGCAAAATTTAGAGTCGGCGCCAAAGATACTTCGGGATGTCAAAGTGATCACTATAGATGACAGATTTGTTTACATGGCTGCTCGCACACCAGTGGACGGAGAAACGGAAGATGGTTTAAGGGCTGTCATCATCCGATATGATGCAGATGCAAGACAGTGGCAGGATACAGAGTCTCTGCCACTCCTTGACAATTATTGCTGCTTCCAAATGGCTGTGGCCAACACCAATTTTTATCACACAGCCTCATGTTGTCCCAGAAGCTACCCCATGGATCATGAAGAGGCCAAGAGGAAGATTTCTGGCCAGGTGTCTGATGATATTCTGGAAAGCTTGCCCCCGGAGGTTCTTAGCATTGAAGGGGCAGCCATATGCTATTACAAAGATGATGTGTTCATCATAGGTGGGTGGAAGAACAGCGATGATATAGACAAACAGTACAGGAAAGAGGCTTACCGCTACTGTGCTGAGAGGAAGCGCTGGCTGCTGCTTCCTCCCATGCCCCAACCTCGCTGTCGGGCAACAGCTTCTCATGTGAGAATCCCTTTCCGGTCCTTGCATGGTACCCAGCGATATCCAATGCCGCAAAATTTAATGTGGCAGAAGGACCGGATTCGACAAATGCAGGAGATACACCGTCATTCCTTAAGCTTGAGGAGGATGCCACGGTCTCAGATAGAGTGCTAA
- the KLHL11 gene encoding kelch-like protein 11 isoform X2, translating into MAAAGGGDSEGSGNGGPEGSPLGLEDEAGPDAEPDSEVFSCAAHCSELAWRQNEQRRLGLFCDVTLAFGGGGNGGEGDAGGARLSGDDPPPREFRAHRSVLAAATEYFAPLLSGDFAESRSGRVELRKWNSEAGPDPETVETVISFMYTGRARVSPGNVHEVLELADRFLLIRLKEFCGEFLKKKLTLSNSVAIHSLAHMYSLNQLALKAADMIRRNFYKVIQDEEFYTLPFHLIRDWLSDLEITVDSEEVLFEMVLKWVQRSPDEREEYFGELFKLLRLSQMKPTYLTRHVKSERLVSSNEACLKLVSEAVESHALRAENVQLGTFQQVTSPVTLLPRFGQNMDVIMVIGGVSEGGDYLSECVGYFIDEDRWVNLPHIHNHLDGHAVAVTESYVYVAGSMEPGFAKTMERYNPNRNVWEQVSNLIIRKHSFGLAEVNGSIYSIGGHGNFSPGFKEVAVYHPDQDKWQNLESAPKILRDVKVITIDDRFVYMAARTPVDGETEDGLRAVIIRYDADARQWQDTESLPLLDNYCCFQMAVANTNFYHTASCCPRSYPMDHEEAKRKISGQVSDDILESLPPEVLSIEGAAICYYKDDVFIIARSLN; encoded by the exons ATGGCTGCGGCTGGAGGAGGCGACTCTGAGGGAAGCGGGAATGGTGGGCCAGAAGGCAGCCCCCTTGGGTTGGAAGACGAGGCCGGGCCGGATGCGGAGCCTGACTCCGAAGTGTTTTCGTGCGCGGCTCATTGTTCCGAGTTGGCCTGGAGGCAGAACGAACAGCGGCGGCTGGGCCTCTTCTGTGATGTCACGCTGGCCTTCGGCGGCGGCGGCAATGGCGGGGAGGGGGACGCGGGCGGGGCTCGCCTTTCCGGCGACGACCCGCCCCCCCGCGAGTTCCGCGCGCACCGCTCGGTCCTGGCAGCCGCCACCGAGTACTTCGCGCCTCTCCTTTCAGGGGACTTCGCCGAGTCCCGCTCGGGTCGCGTGGAGCTGCGTAAATGGAATTCGGAGGCTGGGCCCGATCCAGAGACGGTGGAAACCGTCATCAGCTTCATGTATACAGGGCGAGCCCGTGTCAGTCCCGGCAACGTCCACGAGGTTCTGGAGCTGGCTGACAG GTTTTTATTGATACGTTTAAAAGAGTTCTGTGGAGAATTTCTCAAGAAGAAACTAACTCTCTCCAACTCTGTGGCTATCCATAGTTTGGCTCACATGTACTCCTTGAACCAGCTGGCTCTAAAAGCTGCAGATATGATCAGGAGGAATTTCTACAAAGTCATCCAAGATGAGGAATTCTACACTCTCCCATTCCACCTCATCAGAGACTGGCTTTCAGACTTAGAAATCACAGTGGATTCAGAAGAAGTTCTTTTTGAGATGGTCTTAAAGTGGGTTCAGAGGAGTCCTGATGAAAGAGAGGAGTACTTTGGGGAACTCTTTAAACTTCTCCGACTGTCTCAGATGAAACCCACTTACTTGACTCGCCATGTCAAATCTGAAAGGCTAGTATCAAGCAATGAAGCTTGCCTCAAACTTGTGTCAGAAGCAGTGGAAAGCCATGCTCTCAGGGCTGAGAATGTGCAGTTAGGCACCTTTCAACAAGTCACTTCACCTGTAACTTTGCTGCCTCGTTTTGGACAAAATATGGATGTTATTATGGTAATTGGTGGCGTGTCTGAGGGAGGTGACTACTTGAGTGAATGTGTAGGGTATTTCATTGATGAAGATAGGTGGGTGAATTTGCCACATATACACAATCACCTTGATGGACATGCTGTTGCAGTGACAGAATCCTATGTTTATGTAGCAGGCTCCATGGAGCCTGGCTTTGCCAAGACTATGGAAAGGTACAACCCAAATCGAAATGTATGGGAGCAAGTTTCCAATCTAATAATTAGGAAACATTCCTTTGGTCTTGCTGAGGTAAATGGGAGCATATACAGCATTGGAGGGCATGGGAATTTTAGCCCTGGCTTTAAAGAAGTAGCTGTCTATCATCCAGACCAAGATAAATGGCAAAATTTAGAGTCGGCGCCAAAGATACTTCGGGATGTCAAAGTGATCACTATAGATGACAGATTTGTTTACATGGCTGCTCGCACACCAGTGGACGGAGAAACGGAAGATGGTTTAAGGGCTGTCATCATCCGATATGATGCAGATGCAAGACAGTGGCAGGATACAGAGTCTCTGCCACTCCTTGACAATTATTGCTGCTTCCAAATGGCTGTGGCCAACACCAATTTTTATCACACAGCCTCATGTTGTCCCAGAAGCTACCCCATGGATCATGAAGAGGCCAAGAGGAAGATTTCTGGCCAGGTGTCTGATGATATTCTGGAAAGCTTGCCCCCGGAGGTTCTTAGCATTGAAGGGGCAGCCATATGCTATTACAAAGATGATGTGTTCATCATAG